The following are encoded together in the Actinoplanes sp. N902-109 genome:
- a CDS encoding putative T7SS-secreted protein yields MTELGRTQEATALVPGEPDLIRANARTFSERATRAEAAGDGLVDIDTGAWLGKAGEAFRDKFSYEPGKWYDAANSLQTAAGALTTYADVLAWAQQQAAEAIRLWNEADIRSDQGRRDYQTALARATPGHVVPPFDDPGEAGRQAAQDTLASARRQVSDAAGQAASFLAAEADAAPEKSHWLDEAGDFFKDVGADVVNTLASFGNATLHHPGEFLTAAAGIGLTMVSAGGDGLGIALDATGVGAVVGVPLNVLSTAGVVAGAGLTAAAGASLMQHAATDDAVSPMRGSEPVRSAPRKTDRLKEHLTEKDLDGARRELNGEVVARKSDGTPWDHVDEVRNAQRGLVNRIKQLKREIGDSRSSEEQRAAAQEELSEASRLLDHSEQYVPRLTE; encoded by the coding sequence GTGACTGAACTGGGCCGGACGCAAGAGGCGACGGCGCTCGTGCCTGGCGAGCCCGACTTGATCCGTGCCAATGCACGCACTTTCAGTGAACGCGCGACGAGGGCCGAGGCAGCCGGCGACGGTCTTGTCGACATCGACACGGGCGCATGGCTCGGGAAGGCCGGCGAAGCCTTCCGCGACAAATTCAGCTACGAACCGGGCAAGTGGTACGACGCGGCAAACTCCTTGCAGACCGCCGCCGGCGCTCTCACCACGTATGCCGACGTCCTTGCATGGGCCCAACAACAAGCAGCTGAAGCAATCCGGCTTTGGAACGAAGCCGACATCCGTTCGGACCAAGGCCGTCGGGATTATCAGACGGCGCTCGCGCGAGCGACCCCCGGCCACGTCGTCCCGCCGTTCGACGATCCGGGCGAAGCTGGACGACAAGCGGCTCAGGACACCCTTGCTTCCGCACGTCGGCAGGTCAGCGATGCGGCAGGCCAAGCCGCGAGCTTTCTTGCTGCTGAAGCCGATGCGGCACCGGAGAAATCGCATTGGTTGGACGAGGCGGGCGACTTCTTCAAGGATGTGGGCGCCGACGTCGTCAACACGCTCGCATCTTTTGGTAATGCGACGCTGCACCATCCGGGGGAGTTCCTCACCGCAGCCGCCGGTATTGGATTGACAATGGTCAGCGCCGGTGGTGACGGCCTCGGCATCGCACTCGACGCGACCGGGGTCGGCGCCGTCGTCGGTGTTCCCCTCAACGTCCTTTCAACGGCCGGTGTAGTCGCCGGGGCAGGTCTCACCGCTGCCGCCGGAGCGTCGCTGATGCAGCACGCCGCCACCGATGACGCGGTGTCGCCGATGCGCGGCAGCGAGCCGGTCCGATCGGCTCCGCGTAAAACCGACCGGCTCAAGGAACACCTGACCGAGAAGGACCTCGACGGCGCCCGGCGCGAGTTGAACGGCGAGGTGGTGGCCCGTAAGTCGGACGGGACACCATGGGACCATGTCGACGAGGTCCGCAACGCACAGCGCGGTCTCGTCAACCGCATCAAGCAATTGAAACGGGAGATCGGGGACAGCCGATCATCGGAGGAACAGCGAGCAGCCGCTCAGGAAGAGCTGAGTGAAGCCAGCCGTCTTCTGGACCACTCGGAGCAGTACGTTCCCCGTCTCACCGAGTAA
- a CDS encoding endo-1,4-beta-xylanase, which yields MTVTKAYLVAALAAATLIVPATHPAEAHGRQQTLRQAAPHHLRVGTAAAGGGHHLDQPYPDPFTYDQPYRRVLAQEFSSVSPENQMKWEFIHPERNKYNFGPADAIVRFARRNGQVVRGHTLLWHSQNPAWLQEGQFTPAQLRSILRNHIFTVVGHYRGQIQQWDVANEILDENGQYRQENPFIKALGPGIVADAFRWAHQADPHAQLFLNDYGVEWPGAKVDAYEALARQLLADGVPLHGFAAQAHLSMQYGAPDQLQSVLQRFDNLGLQTAITELDVRMTLPAGGVPTQEQLQTQATYYTTVLKACLAVRGCNSFTIWGFTDKYSWVPVFFPTEGAATVMWDDFERKPAYYALRATLAAAR from the coding sequence GTGACCGTGACGAAGGCATACCTCGTGGCCGCCCTGGCCGCGGCAACGCTGATCGTTCCCGCAACCCACCCGGCCGAGGCACACGGCCGGCAGCAGACCCTGCGCCAGGCGGCACCGCACCACCTGCGCGTCGGAACGGCGGCGGCGGGCGGCGGGCACCACCTCGACCAGCCGTACCCCGACCCGTTCACCTACGACCAGCCGTACCGCCGGGTGCTGGCCCAGGAATTCAGCTCGGTCTCCCCCGAGAACCAGATGAAGTGGGAGTTCATCCACCCCGAGCGGAACAAGTACAACTTCGGCCCGGCCGACGCGATCGTCCGCTTCGCGCGCCGCAACGGACAGGTCGTACGCGGGCACACGCTGCTGTGGCACAGCCAGAACCCCGCCTGGCTGCAGGAAGGCCAGTTCACCCCGGCCCAGCTGCGCAGCATCCTGAGGAACCACATCTTCACGGTGGTCGGGCACTACCGCGGCCAGATCCAGCAGTGGGACGTGGCCAACGAGATCCTCGACGAGAACGGCCAGTACCGCCAGGAGAACCCGTTCATCAAGGCCCTCGGCCCGGGCATCGTCGCCGACGCCTTCCGCTGGGCGCACCAGGCGGACCCGCACGCCCAGCTGTTCCTGAACGACTACGGCGTCGAATGGCCGGGCGCCAAGGTCGACGCCTACGAAGCCCTGGCCCGGCAACTCCTCGCCGACGGCGTGCCGCTGCACGGGTTCGCCGCGCAAGCCCACCTGTCGATGCAGTACGGAGCACCGGACCAGCTCCAAAGCGTGCTGCAACGCTTCGACAACCTCGGCCTGCAGACCGCCATCACCGAGCTGGACGTCCGCATGACCCTGCCGGCCGGCGGCGTGCCCACCCAGGAGCAACTCCAGACGCAGGCCACGTACTACACCACGGTGCTGAAGGCGTGCCTGGCGGTGCGCGGCTGCAACTCCTTCACGATCTGGGGCTTCACCGACAAGTACTCCTGGGTCCCGGTCTTCTTCCCCACCGAAGGCGCCGCCACGGTCATGTGGGACGACTTCGAACGCAAGCCGGCCTACTACGCCCTCCGGGCAACCCTCGCCGCAGCACGGTAG
- a CDS encoding glycosyltransferase family 4 protein: MRIAHLIAEYSAHEAMGRTVAETAARVPGQHFLVTSHAHDGASVFAEVDELGGTVASFPLGRTAALAGVLARIRPDVVHLHAGALGPVQAAMAVLRPYRKVLTAYAWPTVPGPAAWRRASLAEMRASNVLQPRVALTTLLPAALSTAALRHAGVSTVLTPDPRVAARLSGVDVRRLPSGAPLDDRRATFTTEQPTVVFAGRAETVRGLDTLLAAWPLIRARVPDARLRLLLIPRPELPAILARAGAVDGVEVVTSPVPDLLAELAAAQVGTWPFKFDYTTSPPAMAVAEAMSVGLPVVATDVACVRAVLEPGVNGLAVPPAAPRALADAIAGLLRDEVGWRRYATAGLESVRTQLGWDRAAEVTGRAYAGSRA; this comes from the coding sequence ATGAGGATCGCGCACCTGATCGCGGAGTACTCCGCGCACGAGGCGATGGGCCGCACGGTCGCGGAGACCGCCGCGCGGGTGCCGGGTCAGCACTTCCTGGTGACCTCGCACGCCCACGACGGCGCCTCGGTGTTCGCGGAGGTCGACGAGCTGGGTGGCACGGTCGCCAGCTTCCCGCTCGGGCGCACCGCCGCGCTGGCCGGGGTGCTGGCCCGGATCCGCCCCGACGTCGTGCACCTGCACGCCGGGGCGCTCGGTCCGGTCCAGGCCGCGATGGCGGTGCTCCGGCCGTACCGCAAGGTTCTGACGGCGTACGCCTGGCCGACCGTGCCCGGACCCGCCGCCTGGCGCCGCGCCTCGCTGGCCGAGATGCGCGCCTCCAACGTGCTGCAACCGCGGGTAGCCCTGACCACCCTGCTGCCCGCGGCGCTGTCCACGGCCGCCCTGCGCCACGCGGGCGTGTCCACTGTGCTCACCCCGGACCCACGGGTGGCGGCCCGGTTGAGCGGTGTCGACGTGCGCCGGCTGCCCTCGGGAGCACCGCTGGACGACCGGCGGGCCACCTTCACGACCGAGCAGCCGACGGTGGTGTTCGCCGGCCGCGCCGAGACGGTCCGCGGCCTGGACACCCTGCTGGCCGCGTGGCCGCTGATCCGGGCCCGGGTGCCGGACGCCCGGCTGCGGCTGCTGCTGATCCCACGCCCGGAACTCCCCGCGATCCTGGCCCGTGCGGGGGCGGTCGACGGCGTCGAGGTGGTCACCTCCCCCGTGCCCGACCTGCTGGCGGAGCTCGCGGCGGCCCAGGTCGGCACCTGGCCGTTCAAGTTCGACTACACCACCTCACCCCCGGCCATGGCGGTGGCCGAGGCGATGAGCGTCGGCCTTCCGGTGGTCGCCACCGATGTGGCCTGCGTACGCGCGGTGCTCGAGCCGGGCGTGAACGGTCTCGCCGTGCCGCCGGCCGCGCCCCGGGCGCTCGCCGACGCGATCGCGGGCCTGCTGCGGGACGAGGTGGGCTGGCGGCGGTACGCGACGGCCGGCCTGGAGTCCGTCCGCACCCAGCTGGGCTGGGATCGCGCGGCCGAGGTCACCGGCCGGGCGTACGCCGGCTCGCGTGCCTGA
- a CDS encoding glycosyltransferase family A protein, which produces MQISFVVPTRNSGRTLAACLGSLRSQTHPEVEIVVVDNGSTDATVAIGERFADQVLQWGPERSAQRNHGTKCSTGDVVVFIDSDMVMEPTLAASLVAAFEAEPGVGALVIPERSFGDGFLAHCRELEKSLYVGDPAVESPRAFRRELIEELGGWDENLTAAEDWDLADRTRAVATVGRVASYIWHDEGHIKLRATFAKKRYYGRWIDQYVSMHADSNTKFARTALIRRPGALLRHPVLTAGLVALKATEAAGLLLGVRDSRSSSAAPGLPGGRTSAVS; this is translated from the coding sequence GTGCAGATCAGCTTTGTGGTGCCGACCCGCAACTCCGGCCGTACGCTGGCCGCCTGTCTGGGATCCTTGCGGTCGCAGACGCATCCCGAGGTCGAGATCGTGGTCGTGGACAACGGCTCCACCGACGCCACGGTCGCGATCGGTGAGCGCTTCGCCGACCAGGTGCTGCAATGGGGGCCGGAGCGCAGTGCGCAGCGCAACCACGGCACCAAGTGCAGCACCGGCGACGTGGTCGTGTTCATCGACTCGGACATGGTGATGGAACCGACGCTCGCCGCCTCTCTGGTGGCGGCATTCGAGGCAGAGCCGGGTGTGGGCGCGCTGGTCATCCCGGAGCGCTCGTTCGGCGACGGCTTCCTGGCGCACTGCCGGGAGCTGGAGAAGAGCCTGTACGTCGGGGACCCGGCGGTCGAATCGCCGCGCGCTTTCCGGCGCGAGCTGATCGAGGAACTGGGTGGCTGGGACGAGAACCTGACCGCCGCCGAGGACTGGGACCTGGCCGACCGCACCCGCGCGGTGGCCACCGTCGGACGGGTGGCCAGCTACATCTGGCACGACGAGGGGCACATCAAGCTGCGGGCGACGTTCGCGAAGAAGCGCTACTACGGCCGCTGGATCGACCAGTATGTCAGTATGCATGCCGATTCGAACACCAAGTTCGCCCGGACGGCGCTCATCCGCCGGCCGGGTGCGCTGCTGCGGCACCCGGTGCTCACCGCCGGGCTGGTCGCGCTGAAGGCCACCGAGGCGGCCGGGCTGCTGCTCGGCGTGCGCGACAGCCGGAGCTCCAGCGCGGCACCCGGGCTGCCCGGCGGCCGGACCTCCGCCGTCTCATGA
- a CDS encoding glycosyltransferase family 4 protein: MRILVLNWRDLAHPAAGGAEVYTEQVLRRWVAAGHQVTLFAAAVAGRPAVETVDGYRVVRAGNRFTVYREARRWWERCGRGNFDVVIDETNTVPFLAHEWVDDGARTVALVHQTCEEIWHHNAPPLVAHLGRHALEPRWLHRLSSAPVLAVSESTRDALARFGAHDVTVVPEGFEPPASPHRTGKEEHPTAVFCGRMVSYKRPWDVLRAVEIARRELPDLRLWMIGGGPLLGRLRAARPAGVEFFGRVSEGVKHDLMARAHVHLSTSVREGWGLVVTEAAALGTPTIAYDVPGLRDSTLAAGGVVVPPSPQALGRWLADLLPAWQHRTFEPLPYGGARSWDDVAATVLDAVLVNARVPVAA, from the coding sequence GTGCGCATCCTCGTCCTGAACTGGCGCGACCTGGCCCACCCCGCGGCCGGCGGCGCCGAGGTCTACACCGAGCAGGTGCTGCGGCGCTGGGTCGCCGCCGGCCACCAGGTGACCCTGTTCGCCGCCGCGGTGGCCGGGCGGCCCGCCGTCGAGACGGTCGACGGTTACCGGGTGGTCCGCGCCGGCAACCGTTTCACCGTCTACCGGGAGGCGCGCCGCTGGTGGGAGCGCTGCGGGCGGGGCAACTTCGACGTGGTCATCGACGAGACCAACACCGTGCCGTTCCTGGCCCACGAGTGGGTGGACGACGGCGCCCGCACGGTGGCCCTGGTGCATCAGACCTGCGAGGAGATCTGGCACCACAACGCCCCGCCGCTGGTCGCGCATCTGGGCCGGCACGCGCTGGAACCGCGCTGGCTGCACCGGCTCTCCTCGGCGCCGGTGCTGGCCGTGTCCGAGTCGACGCGCGACGCGCTGGCCCGCTTCGGCGCGCACGACGTGACCGTCGTACCGGAAGGTTTCGAACCGCCGGCGAGCCCGCACCGGACCGGCAAGGAGGAGCACCCGACCGCGGTGTTCTGCGGGCGCATGGTCAGCTACAAGCGGCCGTGGGACGTGCTGCGTGCGGTCGAGATCGCCCGCCGGGAGCTGCCCGACCTGCGGCTGTGGATGATCGGCGGCGGGCCGCTGCTCGGCAGGCTGCGCGCGGCCCGCCCGGCCGGGGTCGAGTTCTTCGGCCGGGTCAGCGAGGGCGTCAAGCACGACCTGATGGCCCGCGCCCACGTGCACCTCTCCACCAGCGTGCGCGAGGGCTGGGGACTGGTGGTCACCGAGGCCGCCGCGCTGGGCACCCCGACCATCGCGTACGACGTGCCCGGGTTGCGCGACTCGACGCTGGCCGCGGGCGGAGTCGTGGTGCCGCCCAGCCCGCAGGCCCTGGGGCGGTGGCTGGCCGACCTGCTGCCGGCCTGGCAGCACCGGACCTTCGAGCCCCTTCCGTACGGCGGCGCCCGCTCCTGGGACGACGTCGCCGCCACTGTCCTGGACGCGGTGCTGGTCAACGCCCGTGTCCCCGTCGCCGCCTGA
- a CDS encoding polysaccharide biosynthesis protein: MTIPSGRLAGLLAAGAAPIAVAVAVQSAGNLAFHAVVGRLLDPDAYGALGAVLSAMVMLGVPLGALQTAASALAAAQGPGWPAARRTLRSVAVWSVPPAGLVLAGAPLLRDYFHLGSLAESVQLGPYLVVAAVTAAARGLLLGDRKVGAVATTYFAGTAIRLVLGVALALTLGVSGALAATVLGELASLLIAMHTLRRSSAQGGGSALQLRAVGHAGLAVTGLFLFSTVDLLLARHHLRDGSSGAYVAAATIAKTVLALPAGIMSAVFPRLLAGWSRPGRGRVLLTGAAAVAGPALLGGLLIVALPALVLRILYGDGYTDATGLVRTLATVAALTSVVTVLTNAALARRSWTIAVPWGGAVLEVALIEMFHASATQIAACSVAALVPILLLMVLLEARAWRPVPARRHPAATAA, from the coding sequence GTGACCATCCCATCGGGCCGCCTCGCCGGTCTGCTCGCCGCCGGTGCCGCGCCCATCGCGGTCGCCGTGGCCGTGCAGTCCGCGGGCAACCTCGCCTTCCACGCGGTGGTCGGGCGGCTGCTCGACCCGGATGCGTACGGCGCCCTGGGCGCGGTGCTGTCCGCGATGGTGATGCTGGGCGTACCGCTGGGGGCGTTGCAGACCGCCGCGTCCGCGCTGGCCGCCGCCCAGGGGCCGGGGTGGCCGGCGGCCCGGCGTACGCTGCGCTCGGTCGCCGTGTGGTCGGTGCCGCCGGCCGGGCTCGTGCTCGCCGGTGCGCCGCTGCTGCGGGACTACTTCCATCTGGGGTCGCTCGCCGAGTCGGTGCAGCTGGGTCCGTACCTGGTCGTCGCCGCCGTCACCGCGGCGGCGCGCGGGCTGTTGCTGGGTGACCGGAAGGTCGGTGCGGTCGCGACGACATACTTCGCGGGCACGGCGATCCGCCTGGTGCTGGGGGTGGCGCTGGCGCTCACGCTCGGGGTCTCCGGCGCCCTGGCCGCGACCGTGCTCGGCGAGCTGGCGTCGCTGCTCATCGCGATGCACACGCTGCGGCGGTCGTCCGCGCAGGGCGGCGGCTCGGCGCTCCAGTTGCGCGCGGTGGGGCACGCCGGGCTCGCGGTGACCGGGCTGTTCCTGTTCTCCACCGTCGACCTGCTGCTGGCCCGGCATCACCTGCGGGACGGCTCGTCCGGGGCCTACGTGGCGGCGGCGACGATCGCCAAGACCGTGCTGGCGCTGCCCGCCGGGATCATGTCGGCGGTCTTCCCGCGTCTGCTGGCCGGGTGGTCCCGGCCGGGCCGGGGCCGGGTCCTGCTCACCGGCGCGGCCGCCGTCGCCGGTCCCGCCCTGCTGGGCGGGCTGCTCATCGTCGCGCTGCCGGCCCTGGTGCTGCGCATCCTGTACGGCGACGGGTACACCGACGCCACCGGCCTGGTCCGCACGCTGGCAACGGTGGCCGCCCTGACCTCGGTGGTGACCGTGCTGACCAACGCCGCCCTGGCCCGGCGCTCCTGGACCATCGCGGTGCCGTGGGGCGGCGCGGTGCTCGAGGTGGCGCTCATCGAGATGTTCCACGCCTCGGCCACCCAGATCGCCGCGTGCTCGGTGGCCGCGCTCGTCCCGATCCTGCTGCTCATGGTGCTGCTGGAGGCGCGGGCCTGGCGCCCGGTCCCGGCCCGCCGCCACCCCGCCGCGACCGCGGCCTGA
- a CDS encoding thymidylate kinase-like protein yields the protein MTDYRQASAHPSGIAADRTELLEVLTAALDATGDRWAWQGEPAAPQAWAADSGAKDLDLWYAGRSNPLAALTSRYACARVAEAHDPRRLRHISLAVLTETGPAVVDLTYGDLCVGPVLLVPATEATTDPGPHRLTGVAAMADLLIRPVLRGRIPGLERLEAARAAWTTADPDHREALARRLTHQLGARVTADLLALAGGAAPDPRLLVRARLRLAARSLAPDVLPATWAQRRSVLPAAGSAGPLGLRTRGVVVALVGTDGSGKSTVASALTDRLTGIGWGTGSAYFGMARGNLPGVALARRMLGVGSTTPPRAAATGSRPAPDHPGLRKAAAWFYAGEYVWRYLSTVAPAVARRRVVIADRWVYDLRESPWPGSPAARVVERLVPAPDVLVLPDAPIDLIHRRKPERSRAEQEAQQQRYRRLLDERPARHAELTVDTSGEPGRSFAALVAAVLQAAHAPRRRRRPR from the coding sequence ATGACCGATTATCGGCAGGCTTCTGCTCATCCCAGCGGCATCGCGGCGGACCGCACCGAGCTGCTGGAGGTGCTGACCGCTGCGCTCGACGCCACCGGCGACCGCTGGGCCTGGCAGGGCGAGCCCGCCGCGCCGCAGGCCTGGGCCGCCGACTCCGGCGCCAAGGACCTCGACCTCTGGTACGCCGGCCGGTCCAACCCGCTCGCCGCACTGACCAGCCGCTATGCGTGTGCCAGGGTGGCCGAGGCGCACGACCCGCGGCGGCTGCGGCACATCAGCCTCGCGGTGCTCACGGAGACCGGACCGGCCGTCGTCGACCTCACGTACGGCGACCTGTGTGTCGGCCCGGTCCTGCTGGTCCCGGCCACCGAGGCGACCACCGACCCGGGCCCGCACCGGCTCACCGGCGTGGCCGCAATGGCCGATCTGCTCATCCGACCGGTCCTGCGCGGTCGCATCCCCGGGCTGGAGCGTCTCGAAGCCGCCCGGGCCGCCTGGACGACAGCCGACCCCGACCATCGTGAGGCCCTCGCCCGCCGGCTCACCCACCAGCTCGGCGCCCGGGTCACCGCCGACCTGCTGGCCCTCGCCGGGGGCGCGGCCCCGGACCCGCGGCTGCTCGTCCGGGCCCGCCTCCGCCTGGCCGCCCGCAGCCTCGCCCCGGACGTGCTGCCCGCCACGTGGGCCCAGCGGCGTTCGGTGCTGCCGGCGGCGGGGAGCGCGGGGCCGTTGGGGTTGCGTACGAGGGGAGTGGTCGTCGCCCTGGTCGGGACGGACGGCTCGGGCAAGTCGACGGTCGCCTCCGCCCTGACCGACCGGTTGACCGGGATCGGATGGGGCACCGGCTCGGCGTATTTCGGCATGGCCCGCGGCAACCTGCCCGGAGTGGCGCTGGCCCGGCGCATGCTGGGCGTCGGCTCCACCACGCCACCGCGGGCCGCGGCGACCGGGTCGCGCCCGGCACCCGACCATCCCGGGCTGCGCAAGGCGGCGGCCTGGTTCTATGCGGGCGAGTACGTGTGGCGCTACCTCAGCACTGTTGCCCCGGCGGTGGCCCGCCGCCGGGTCGTGATCGCCGACCGCTGGGTCTACGACCTGCGGGAATCGCCGTGGCCCGGTTCGCCCGCGGCCCGGGTGGTGGAACGGCTGGTGCCCGCGCCGGACGTGCTGGTGCTGCCGGATGCCCCGATCGACCTGATCCACCGGCGCAAACCCGAGCGCAGCCGGGCCGAGCAGGAGGCCCAGCAGCAGCGCTACCGACGGCTGCTCGACGAGCGCCCGGCCCGGCATGCCGAGCTCACGGTGGACACCTCCGGAGAGCCGGGCCGCTCGTTCGCCGCCCTGGTCGCGGCGGTGCTCCAGGCCGCCCACGCACCCCGCCGCCGGCGCCGGCCGCGGTGA
- a CDS encoding transposase: MRLTTAVNRIIRLTGATVQSAAFTDQGLVIAFRNLVRWIEKHAEAIVAAVGLGLSNSRLEGINAKIRLIQRRGFGYRNLDALTAANRAEFAR, from the coding sequence GTGCGGCTTACCACGGCAGTAAACCGGATCATTCGCCTCACCGGGGCGACAGTGCAGTCGGCCGCCTTCACCGACCAGGGCCTCGTGATTGCCTTCCGCAACCTCGTGCGCTGGATCGAGAAACACGCCGAAGCCATCGTCGCAGCGGTCGGACTCGGCCTGTCCAACTCCCGCCTCGAAGGCATCAACGCCAAGATCCGGCTGATCCAGCGTCGCGGCTTCGGCTATCGGAACCTCGACGCCCTTACCGCGGCCAACCGAGCGGAGTTTGCCCGGTGA
- a CDS encoding barstar family protein, with translation MNDWWGSTDGLTVCSHSALVQVGMVLPVQGRMVVARLDGARMPDDSHVFYEFADALLVPRYFGWNWDALSDCLRDLNWLPAEQYLVVVENAARLLSDNLADRHTLFRMLDRAVRHWASSLGKKPVAFKVLLVCDDDQASPLRQEIANSIGPQAR, from the coding sequence ATGAACGACTGGTGGGGCTCCACGGACGGTCTGACGGTGTGCTCGCACAGCGCTTTGGTGCAGGTGGGAATGGTGCTCCCGGTCCAAGGCCGGATGGTTGTCGCTCGGCTCGACGGCGCGAGAATGCCCGATGACAGCCACGTTTTCTATGAGTTCGCCGACGCGTTGCTGGTCCCCCGCTACTTCGGTTGGAACTGGGACGCACTGTCCGATTGCCTGCGGGACTTGAACTGGCTTCCCGCCGAGCAGTACCTCGTCGTGGTCGAGAACGCCGCGCGGTTGCTGTCGGACAACCTCGCCGATCGGCATACGCTCTTCCGGATGTTGGACAGAGCGGTTCGGCACTGGGCTTCGTCGCTGGGCAAGAAGCCCGTTGCCTTCAAGGTGCTGCTGGTGTGTGACGACGACCAGGCAAGCCCTCTGCGTCAGGAGATCGCCAACTCGATCGGTCCTCAAGCACGTTGA
- a CDS encoding response regulator transcription factor has translation MSRPRALVVEDSPEFMLLCRHLLEKEGFDVLAVTDGQGAVEQAQQQKPDIAILDLGLPDVDGIEVCRRIRQFTDAYIIMVTGRSDELDKVVGLSVGADDYVTKPFSPRELAARIQAMRRRPRTSTTTAGTPGAAVREYGDLRIDPDVREVTLAGEVLELTKIEFGILDLLSSAPRRTFTRGQLLEDVWGDNWYGDDHIIDVHVGNLRKKLGESASSPRHIRTLRGVGYRFEP, from the coding sequence GTGTCCAGGCCACGCGCGCTCGTCGTCGAGGACTCACCGGAGTTCATGCTGCTCTGCCGGCACCTGCTGGAGAAGGAGGGCTTCGACGTCCTCGCCGTCACCGACGGACAGGGTGCCGTCGAGCAGGCCCAGCAGCAGAAGCCGGACATCGCGATCCTCGACCTCGGGCTGCCCGACGTCGACGGCATCGAGGTGTGCCGCCGGATCCGGCAGTTCACCGACGCCTACATCATCATGGTCACCGGCCGCAGCGACGAGCTGGACAAAGTCGTGGGCCTGTCCGTCGGCGCCGACGACTACGTCACCAAGCCCTTCTCCCCACGCGAGCTGGCCGCCCGCATCCAGGCCATGCGCCGCCGGCCACGCACCTCGACCACCACCGCCGGCACGCCCGGCGCCGCCGTGCGCGAATACGGCGACCTGCGCATCGACCCCGACGTGCGGGAGGTGACACTGGCCGGCGAGGTGCTCGAACTGACCAAGATCGAGTTCGGCATCCTGGACCTGCTGTCCTCCGCCCCGCGCCGCACCTTCACCCGCGGCCAGCTCCTCGAGGACGTCTGGGGCGACAACTGGTACGGCGACGACCACATCATCGACGTCCACGTCGGCAACCTGCGCAAGAAGCTCGGCGAATCCGCCTCGTCCCCGCGCCACATCCGCACCCTGCGCGGCGTCGGCTACCGTTTCGAACCCTGA
- a CDS encoding EAL domain-containing protein → MTVTSSAPTTLRDIQAIIDTQAIQPTFQPVISLEDGSVTAYEALARFDEDRFPNPVDAFAAAGEVGLGVPLELLAIEKAFEHLDALPDGTFLSANLSVEALLTPGVQAILLEHATQRIAVELTEHAQVHDYPALIAVTDRLRAAGIAIAVDDTGAGFASLSHILQLRPDIIKLDITLVRDIDQDPVRAALARSLVGFAQDIGASLIAEGIETAAEHERLRSLNVRLGQGYFLARPGPLGAR, encoded by the coding sequence ATGACCGTCACCAGCTCCGCACCCACGACGCTGCGGGACATCCAGGCCATCATCGACACGCAGGCCATCCAGCCGACCTTCCAGCCGGTGATCTCGCTGGAGGACGGTTCCGTCACGGCCTACGAGGCGCTGGCCCGCTTCGACGAGGACCGCTTCCCCAACCCGGTGGACGCCTTCGCCGCGGCGGGCGAGGTCGGCCTGGGGGTGCCGCTGGAGCTGCTGGCCATCGAGAAGGCGTTCGAACACCTCGACGCCCTGCCCGACGGCACGTTCCTGAGCGCCAACCTGTCGGTGGAGGCCCTGCTCACCCCCGGCGTGCAGGCGATCCTGCTGGAGCACGCCACGCAGCGGATCGCCGTCGAGCTGACCGAGCACGCGCAGGTGCACGACTATCCGGCGCTGATCGCGGTGACCGACCGGCTGCGCGCCGCCGGCATCGCCATCGCCGTCGACGACACCGGTGCCGGGTTCGCCAGCCTCAGCCACATCCTGCAACTGCGCCCGGACATCATCAAACTCGACATCACGCTGGTCCGGGACATCGACCAGGACCCGGTGCGCGCGGCCCTCGCCCGCTCACTCGTCGGCTTCGCCCAGGACATCGGTGCCAGCCTGATCGCCGAGGGCATCGAGACGGCGGCCGAGCACGAGCGGCTGCGCAGCCTCAACGTGCGGCTCGGGCAGGGCTACTTCCTCGCCCGCCCGGGCCCGCTCGGCGCTCGCTAG
- a CDS encoding glycosyltransferase — MTVAHLIAVPPVVIAGLGRFESQSPMPAAVEFTVVIPFHNPGPNLRRAVERITDALYAQGITFEVLAVSGGGTDGSERTLAGLARTRVIVQDDIRDRGAALQAGFGYASGAWIGFVDVDSDVEVDPYELVECLHRAREEAAVLV; from the coding sequence ATGACTGTCGCACACCTCATCGCCGTTCCCCCCGTCGTCATCGCCGGCCTCGGTCGGTTCGAGTCGCAGTCCCCGATGCCGGCTGCGGTCGAATTCACCGTCGTCATCCCGTTCCACAACCCCGGTCCGAACCTGCGCCGCGCGGTCGAGCGGATCACCGACGCCCTGTACGCCCAGGGCATCACGTTCGAGGTGCTGGCCGTGTCCGGCGGTGGCACCGACGGCTCGGAGCGCACGCTGGCCGGGCTGGCCCGCACCCGGGTCATCGTGCAGGACGACATCCGGGACCGCGGCGCCGCGCTGCAGGCGGGTTTCGGCTACGCCAGCGGCGCCTGGATCGGCTTCGTGGACGTCGACTCCGACGTCGAGGTCGACCCGTACGAGCTGGTCGAATGCCTGCACCGGGCGCGCGAGGAAGCCGCCGTGCTGGTCTGA